One stretch of Syntrophorhabdaceae bacterium DNA includes these proteins:
- the rph gene encoding ribonuclease PH, whose product LRNSGRGWLTAEYSMLPRATHTRSSREAVQGRVGGRTHEIQRLIGRVLRAIVNLDALGEKTIWIDCDVIQADGGTRTASITGAYVALVDALWNMKRRGVVDKVPLRDSMAAISVGLVHGEVVLDLSYEEDSKAEVDMNFVMTGKGLLIEVQGTAEKSPFTKEQFDTMYQYAYKGIHEITRIQKQVLGPLFPA is encoded by the coding sequence CCTCAGGAACTCGGGCAGGGGGTGGCTTACCGCCGAGTATTCCATGCTCCCCCGGGCAACCCACACAAGGTCCTCCAGGGAAGCGGTCCAGGGGAGAGTGGGCGGCAGGACTCACGAGATTCAAAGACTGATCGGCAGGGTATTGAGGGCAATCGTGAACCTCGATGCCCTCGGCGAGAAAACCATCTGGATCGATTGTGACGTAATCCAGGCCGACGGCGGCACGCGAACCGCGAGCATCACGGGCGCCTATGTGGCCCTTGTGGATGCCCTCTGGAACATGAAGAGAAGGGGCGTGGTCGATAAGGTCCCTCTCAGGGATTCGATGGCGGCCATCAGCGTGGGGCTCGTGCATGGAGAGGTGGTCCTTGACCTTTCCTATGAAGAGGATTCGAAGGCCGAAGTGGACATGAATTTCGTGATGACGGGAAAAGGCCTCCTCATCGAAGTCCAGGGGACGGCCGAGAAATCCCCTTTCACGAAAGAGCAATTCGACACCATGTACCAGTACGCATATAAAGGCATACACGAGATCACGCGGATCCAGAAGCAGGTCCTGGGCCCCCTGTTTCCTGCATAG